The Theileria parva strain Muguga chromosome 1, complete sequence, whole genome shotgun sequence DNA window CAGATTTGATATCAGCCAGATATTcctataaataatttagacTCGATATTACTAACATTTATGGTATTCAAGTCCTCTTCCGTTAGCCCAGATTCATAATCCTCGAGCTCTTTACCTCCTTTACTAAAAGCCGAAAACCTCCTTTCAATATTCTTTTTATTGTTGTAAAAAGTGCTACTAtgtaaaaaacaaaaacaATTCAACCCAAAGTTATTAATTGACTGTGAATGCCTAGTTGTGTGTGcgatattaaaaaaatatataaaataaatcaatttcaTTTCTTGGAAAGGTTCTCCATTTCGTCCAATTTCCTTGCTGATCTCAGAACATCTTTGAAAACAAGCTCACTTTTACTTGGTCTAACTCTTCcgtatttattatatttatgttCAAGTTCAGACAAACTTGATTTACCGGTTGGCGAAAAGCAAAAATTAGTTCTTTTTTTAAGTGGGAAGACAACATTTACATCCGGATCTCCGTAATAGCTTCTAAAATATGCAGAATCTCCATAAAATACAAACGGTTCGTGTGACACAGGCCTCGCTTCACCCAAAAGTGATCTCAACTAAAACATATTTTGAGGCATAAAACTTACTTTATcatcaataattttagggCTAAACTTTTTTATAAGTCCTGCCCAAAAAGGTAAATATGTTCTATGCCCAGTTTCCCAGTAAATTgaatttatttgtaaacCGTGAGATAAATCTTCATTATTTCCAGAGCCAGGTCCATCAGACCCATGATCATGACTCATTTACTTTATTCTGATATattcataaaatttaatttctctaatttttacaccttaaatgaaataatttaagcAATACAAGTGATATGGGGAAATATACCACTTTATTGACCTTATTCATGGGATTCTATTCATTAAAACCAACACACTATGTTTAAAACcatgttaaaaatttgtaaaattctTTTTTAGGAAAATACAGCTAATTGCAGACCCAAATCCAGATTTTAATgctaacacattttattgAACCTAGATTCTATGGGACCTTAATCCCTATTTAGCATTTTTAATGGATTAAAATGTAACATATAATGTCTTCTGGTggttttatcaaattcttatccaataatttgaatacctttgatgaaattgaaaTAACAGAATCTCTcgttttatttttttttcTAGAAAATTTGTACCATACCATACTCCCCAATTTGAAGGAGTTTTCCATAGTTGATAACTCAACTTTTGAATCTTTAACCTCCAATtcaatatttgtaaattcaAATTGTACTTACACATCATGTATACTATTTTCTGAAGGCAATTTATTGTTAACAGGACTACAGAAGGAGTTTATTAAGGTTTTATTAAACTCTAAATTACCAAGAAATGAGGAAGTTCTCGTTTTGTTTGATTTACTTCGGATTTTCTACTCAAGTGAAGATGGGAACCATTATATGCTAGTTTCAGAATCTGTATTATCTGGGATAATTAAGAAATTCAGTTCTATTTTGGAAAATGATGAATTGAAATCCTGCTCAAAAGATACTCTTGCACTGGCTAAATTCAAGAAATACCTTAATCTAGTTGGGACCAAGAGGTTTTTGGGTGAAATAAGTAGACTAAACGAACTTAGAGGGTCTACGtataacttaattataatatctATATGTTTCTTCTTACTTCACATAAACCCATCTTTTAGCGGTGTTACTAAAAGGATACCTAAATACCTAAACAAGTGTAACAAAGGTGACCTGTTCAACTGTGCCCTAATAGTCAACAATTTAATCAGGTGGAACCCAAAGGATTCGGGGCTTTGGGAAATAAAGTCAATCTTGACTGAATTTTGgtttagaaaatttaatataagaAGGAGTCGACTGTTGGTTTCAAAGGGTTTGTTTTCGCCAAAATCCTTAGAATCAGGAAATATACTTTACAAACTTCTCATGAAACTCATTTACAAGTTATTTACTGATCCTTTGCTTTTGTTAAACAAGTCATTTATAGAGGAGATTTTATTCATCAAACCCTTCAATAACTGTGTTTCAACTTACTTAAGACATGAATATAACTCTGTAGTTAACAATGTAGTTCCAATTTTCACAGAAAGATTGGAAAAgattaacattaattttgtatattataacaAGTTTAGAGAGTTTAAATACATGGACGTTAAGACAAGGTACACAATCACCCTATCTAACTCCATTTTCAAGTTGTTTTCAAGGTTTTACATTAGATTACTGAGAAACTTTAGCTTCCCAAACATCTTTATTCTTTTGGTGAATTTGATCAAGGAAAGAACTTACGCAAGATTATCCTCTAGTGTAATATGCTTCAACGATTTGTTCATGAGTAGTTTCCTGTACACAAGAGTGGATGAAGATTTTGAAGGTGTTTTAAGATTATGTGACGAAATGATTACCAAGGATGCAGAAAACGTTTGGATTGACAATAAATCAAAGCTGTTGTTTAACTTAGTTGATTTCAAAACACTTCTCAGACcgttttattttaatcatGATTTGGTTAACTtgattttcaaatttaggCTTGTTTTGATCCTTAATGAGTATTTTTCAACTTGGTTCACCTTTACAGATTTGCTTGATATTTTCTGTGACACTAGTGTTCTTAACAGATccgttaaaattaataaaaggggaaataaaagaaaaaaGTCTAAGACCAAGTTGGTGGATCATGAGATTGATGAGTATAAGTCTGAATCAATTCAAATTAGAAAGGTTATAAATGAGGAAGGTTTCCAGAATGAGTTTGGCCATATGGATGGATATGGGTTTGGAAATGTTAGATACATTTATCTGGACTCTAAAAGAATATGTAAGATGTTTAGTGACTTACAAATTGACTTGATTTTAAACTCTTACAACCAGCTTTTGTATATTCTTTATCATCTGTTTCGTAATATTAGAAAGTTGAACAAAAGCCTGAGCTACGATTTAGACCTTGGAAGCTTCAAGCTTCTTTTCGAAGCTATATTGTTGGCTTCCAAGTATTCAAGATGTGTTCCTAATCTCGGTACTAAAGTCGACGTTCTGGTAGGAGTCAACATGATAAAGAAAATGAATAGGTTCtataaattagtgtttTTTAAGTATGGAAAACTATTAAGTGTAAATGAACATGTACCATATTATTTAGATTGTGCTGTGGCCAAATTGGCTCTATTGATTCTCTCTCCACTTTTCAGGTTCTACACACACTGGGTGATTTCATCTCAGGCGAAGCTTGAGCTTCTATATAGAcaagtattaaaattgaaataatattatgcGCTCTTCTTGTACTCGTATAGTTTAGAAGAGCAAAGTCTAGAAATTTTGTGAACTTCAATTAAGTGGTATGAACGGCGTTCCAACTTCTCGCATAGAGAAATGTAAACCTTCTGTAGAtcaatttgtaaattataaatcttCTCATATAATAGTTTTAACCTCTTGTAATTGGAGTCAATAGCCTGCAAAAGCGCAGATTGGTTACTACCAATAACACCGAAATGTTTAGTTTGGTTCCTAGAGTCGTTAAGTTGAATTTTCAACTTCTCCTCAGTCAAGTACCTTGCCTGGTTCTTATTAACAATCTCGTCCCTGAGTTTTGAGATTTTGGTTAAAGTGTTATACAAATCCTTCCTATATAATTCCTCTTGAGACAGCACAGACGGGCCCTTGCCTTGATAATTAGGAGGAAAATCCTTTAAATCGTAATAAAGAAGACAAAAGTTGTCAACCATCGGAGGGCCGGAATCATAATTAGGTGACGACTCCATGGAATCAATTTAATCTATATTAaagaattaattaaaattaagggGAAtccatattttaaatattaatgtcaaaatattataaataatctATGTCAGTTTTTCCACGTGGTGTATAACTAGTAGTttgaaattatatatttatatatttttaatgattGTAAACAGATAacatgtataaaattatatttttgtaaaCAAAATACAGtttatttcaaaatttcCCATTAAAAATGGCTCAtgaaataatatatgtactatagtaatgcaaatttgttttttaattCACATTGTCCTATACACCCTTCTGTATCATATTGTTTTCAATGTATTTCTCATTCAAAAAGTTAATGGAATCCatcaaaataaaatttattacccatatttttttttaaatccagcaaattcacattttttaacaacTAAACAACAATTTAAAGTAAGAGAAGGTTTTACAAATATCCACAAAACTCATTTAAACACAATGAGAAATGGAACTGTTTCTCATTCTAAACCTTCCCTGCAGATCGCACCTATGCTTGATGTAACATACCTTCATTTTAGGTATTTTATggattttaaatttgattttagaCAATTCATGAGATTACTTACTAGGAAAACACAATTATGGACTGAGATGTTCGTTGCTTCATCTCTAATTAATGCTTCTAACGAATCGGTATCTCGATGGTTAAGTAAGTTAAATATCTGTTGATGATTTTTAGAGTTTGAGGAAAATGAGCACCCAATTGTTGCTCAACtaggtattttttatcaacatAAAATTGTTCCAGGAGGGAATTGCCCAGAAACACTAGTTGAAGCTGGACGGATTCTTAAGAAATTCGGTTATgatgaaataaatttaaatgcAGGATGCCCTAGTCCAAGAGTTTCTGGGAAAggtatatataaatttatgttAAAACTGTTCAATTTAGGATGTTTTGGAGCCTCACTCATGAAGGAAAAGGAGCTTGTTCGAGATATTGCACATCACATGTTGAGGGAGCTGGAGATGCCAGTGACTGTTAAGACAAGATTAGGAGTTGATGAGTTTGATTCTTACGAGTTTGTTAGGGATTTTGTTTCAACTGTCTCCGAGTCCGGTTGCGACCACTTCATAATCCATTCGCGAAAGGCCTGGCTAAAGGGAATAAATCCTAAGCAAAATAGGACTATACCTCCACTCCAGTATGAAAAGGTATACCGTTTACAAAGGGATTTTCCTCATCTTAAATTTACCATTAATGGAGGATTTAAGACAATGGAGTCCATTTTGGAGGCACTAAACTCTGAAAATTTGGACTCCAATAACAATCCTCATAAATTAAACGGAGTGATGATAGGAAGGCTGGCCTACGAGAATCCATGCTTACTATCTAATGTTGACAAACTCATCTACGGTGTTGAAAATCCCGACACGTGTTACACCCGAAGGATACttttagaggtaatttAACAGAAATTTACGTCTAATTCTCAGAACTATGCAAATTACATTGATGAAAATCAAGTTGATACTGCGAATTTGAATATATCCCTGATTGTTAAGCCGATTTTAGGTGTTTTCCACGGAGAGCAGGGAAACAAGATATTCAGGCGTAAgttaaacacatttttgttatttaataatattttaactataGCTGACAAATCTACTACAGAATCTCTATCAAATGTTTATGATTATgatgattttatttatcattcGGGTGAATCGCGGCATTCGATGTTCATTCACAAAGTTATTGATCTTatggataaaataaatccTGAAGCCTTAGATAAACCgctttattaatatttaatctttttaaaagtaaaattatatttttattttttaaaaatttatttaatagtCAATTTTGTTCCACTAAGTAGTGCAAGATTCCAgaagtttattttttgttttctTTTGTAGGCCCCAAATtctaatatttgttaatataaaatttaaacatgGATTGGGCGCCAAGGCAGATAAAGCCATCAATAGAGATTGTTGATTTAAGGAAGGATCGCATGGACTTCATCCTCCTTAACTCCGATGTCAGTACCGCCAATGCAATCAGAAGAGTTATTCTCTCAGAAATACCATCATTGGCAATAGAAATTGTTACAGTGCTGGAAAACACCAGTGTTTTACACGATGAGTATATATCGCATAGATTAGGGCTTCTACCAATTGATAGTACTCTAGCAAGTGAGTTTGAATTCAGAGATAGGTGTCAATGTACAGATAAATGTGCAAAATGTACAGTAGATTACACTCTGGATGTTTCCTGTAAAGATTCTGACTCCAGAGTAGTTACGCATTTTGATATTGTGCCTGATGATACCCACAGTAAATCAATTTACGGCAAAAATTTGCCGATGCCAATCCCAAGGGCTGATGTTACTAATTTCAATGGAGCAACAGATGGAATTCCCATCGTAAAGTTAAAAAGAGGTCACTCAATCAACATGAAGTTAACTGCCTCCAAAGGGCTAGGAAAGTTTCACGCAAAATGGATAGTAGCTAACGTTAACTATAAGATGGAACCAAGATTTTCATTCAATTCATCTTTAATGGAGCAACTTTCATCTGAAGAGAAAGCTGGAATTGCAGCAAGTTGTCCAAGGAATGTTTTTAAATACACGGGTGTAAGATCTGAGGCCCCTTCCTTTCTAGGTCCCTCGGACAAAACCTTCAAGTTAGATGCAGCAGGTCTTCACGTAGTTGACAAACTTGCCTGCATATACTGTGACGAGTGTATCAATTATTGCAGGGAACTAGGACACAAGGATCTCATACGCATTCAACCAGATGAGTCAAAATTCCATTTCACCATCGAATCTACTGGAGCAATTCCTCCTGAGAAGATACTCGAAATTGCCTTAGTCGTTCTAGAGAAGAAGTTACAAGATCTTCAATCTAACTTTACAGAAGCACAGTCCCGAACCTTGGGAACAACGGCAACTGCTCAGCATCGGGAAGGGACCAGAGCTCCCCAACCTTCCACACCTTATATCGATTtagattaattttttaactctCTGACGTATGTATTATAGTTTAATCTTATGTAGATTTGTTACTTTTCAGTTTATTTtcttatttaaataatgtacGATAACATTCCCGTTAATGGGCTTAGTAACGCAGTTTTTTTGTGTATTAGAAACACTccatatacaaaattaaacacAAACTCTTTTCGGAGAAATTTACTTTCAATAgttgataattatataaattctGAAGGCACCGATGTTGATTCTGACTCAAATCATACAGATTCACCggataaatttaataattacatCTTAAATGCTGAAAACTACTCTGTTCATTTTCTTTTATCCACAAATTTGAGTGAAAATTCTGAGCTGTGCTCTTTATACGGCTTCGAAGATTTCACAGGTGTGTTATTCATTCtacttaaatttatataggAGTATATGCACTAAGAAACTTTTTAACAGAAGAACAATGCCTGCTTTTGGCATGTGAAACACTCAGATCCTACATTAATGTTAGtttactaaataataattatattttagcCACCTAACAATAGTAATTTGCTAGTCAAGGACCCTAACATATCTTCCCCTATATGGCCGAGCAAATCATTCCAAAATTTAAGGTGGTCGACTATTGGCCATTTATATGATTGGGGGAAAAGGCAATATGTTGgatttacacaatttccAGAGATTGTAGTCAAAATTGTTAATCAAATCAACACTTTACTTTCTGACTTTTACAACCCATTTACTGCAGATgtactttattataatattaatatattacatttaGTCGgcaataataaatttctaTTCAAAGAGTTACTTTCTGAGACTACACAGAGACGATGCCGAGGAAACAAATGACCCAGTGATAAATATAAGTCTAGGAGCTCCAGctattttttgtatttgtAAAGAGGATCCGAAGTAAgtcaaatttgttaataatCAATTCAGCCAACTTCCCCTTTCATGTGTTGTTGATTCTGGATcgataataataatgtcaAAAAACTCAAGAAGATGTTTACATGGTACTtcaatatttaataaattagttacCATTGCTTATAAAAACAAACAGGTATAAGCAAGTTGCTTCATTATGTAAAGCCAGATTCAAGTGATTTAAACGGAATTGAAACGATAAAAGATACGAAAACACCGTTTTCTAAGCcttatttcattaaaaacGTTCCAAAGTGTCCAAGTGAAGTTTTCAAAGGGTTCACAACAGCTCTAGATGACGATCAAATATCCAGTGTAAAAAAGTATTTATCAGAATCGAGGATTTCAATAAGTATAAGGAAAGCAAAACTTTGAAAATACATCTTTTTATCATAAACAGATCAATGGAGATTCTAGAATCTATATACCTTGTAGGGAATCACTTTCCAAGCCATGATTTTGTAATGTACAACTAGTTTATATAGTCCAAAATCCATCGaattgtaatttaaataaattaatttatgatttttatttttattaaaatatttttaaaatttgttccCATTTAAGGCTAGGGTTATACACACTGCCTTAAGTCACTCAATATATTACATCTAGAATACCATCTTCAATATGTGATTCCTTTAATTTGATATGTATATTTACTTATCATTTGCAAGTAATATtctgttatttttattgcttaaatgttttaattatatcaaTTGTTTACACTCTAGAATTTTAATGGAGCAACCTTTAGCCTTCCATAGTATCGTAACTACCAATATACCTTATATTTCCCCAAACAATATAACTAAAGATAAATATATGAATAAAAGTGAGAATTTCATAGTGAACTCGGAACCGCCAGATGATCTATATGACGATTTTTCTTCCAGCGGAGATGACGACtcaaaatgtattttaacaGGGATAGAAGCACATGTTCAATTAGCCTCTCCATACAAGGCTTTCTGCTCATGTAGAAGTATTGCTTCGCCCCTAACAACCCTAAACGCGACTAACAACCCAGATCTGTATAAAACACTACCAGCTGATAACAGAAGGAAAGTTTACAATGGTTTCAAAGAGGTATTGGAGGAGATTTCATCAAATTATAAGCCCTCAATAAGTGCTTCAAAAACACATTATAACCCTACCGCTCCTTTGAACTTCGAACAGTATGCTAAGTTTTATTATGAGTCGACAGAATTTAAAGACTACGGAGATGTCGATGAAAAGACTCTTAACGAAATGCTCTCGAAAGAAAACGAGTATACCTGTCCAGTTTGTAAAGGTGAAGTGGGAGCCACTCCATACATATCTCCAATGTCATTTTTGTACGCTGTTGGGGTTTGTAAAGTTTTCAACTGTAAGATATCTAATAATGTATCCTTTGACCGCAAGTGTTACGAATACTTTGACTTGCCAAAGGGTTATCAAATTACTCAAACCCTGAACCCACTCGGAAGAGATGGCAGCATAAAGTTAAGCACCGGTAAGGTTGTTACTGTATCAAAAGTCCAGTTTGAAGAGGACACTGCCAGGAGAGTGGATGTTCATGGGACCACAAAAACCCTTGATTTCAATAGGAGCGGAGTTGCTCTAGCTGAAGTGGTCACCGCTCCACTTGAGATGACGAGGCTTGAAATACTGGAGACCTGCAGAAAGATTTACGAACTGGTCTTTCTCAACGGCCTATCAAATGGTAATAGGTTTAGAGGAAACTTCAGATttgatataaatttatctcGTCCTGATGGAACGAACCGTGTGGaggttaaaaatttgaattcCTTTGTTACTATTAACAAGGCCATCAATGATTACGATCCTGAAAAGGACTACAGTTTTAACTTTGAGAACTTTAATAACCCGAGTgttttaactaaattagTCAGTGAAGAACAAAAAAACCCAGAAAATAAGTCTGAGTCAATCTTAGAAACCATCAAGAACGTGTTTCTATCGATTTTGAAACACATTCCCGATAGTGACAAATACACCCCCATGGGCACAACACTTAAGTGGAACAAACACAAAGGTTTAGAGCCAACTAGAAGTAAGCTTCCCTCAGATTGTTACGGAAACTACTTTGAGCCTAATATTCCAGTAATATACCAGAGTGATGACTTGATAAAGAGAATCACAGACTGTCTTCCTAAAAGTGTCAAGGGCCTCCAATCACTTTTGGAAAAGTATCCAGAGGTAAACAAGGAGCTTTTGAAGGAGATTTACAAGTATGCTTCCTGGACAGAGTACTATGAGAAGTTGTGCACCTATTTAGATTCACGGGTAGCTGCAAGTCACTTTGTGAACCTCTTGTTACCCGTCGTTAAGTTTTCTAATAAACCCTTAATGTCGCCTGAAAGGTTCTCAGAACttctaaaattagttttaaaCTACAAGTTAAACTTGTCAGATGTTGAGGTGGAGTTACCACGCCTATTGGATTACACGGGTTCTTTTGAGGACTATTTCAGGTCAAGGAACCTTCTTTTGTATGATTTGGACAAAACCAAGAAACTCATTGACGAATACCTTAAGGAGCATCCTCTCGACTATTCAATGTCAAAGTATGTAATTATCTATACACTATTAAGTTACTACTGTTACTATAGTTTATACAGTTAACCACTATTAATACACTATTACACTATTAAACACTAGTTACACACATATACATTCAAGCataataacataattaacacatcaattgattaatattaactttAGAAATCCTGGATATGTTGCAAGGTTGACTACAAATCTTGTTCGTTCTCTAGACTCCAAGGTGAGCTACCAATTTGTAAAAGAATGCATTACTAACATGCTAAagaagtaaatttaatattattgagCCATCTTCATCCTTGTAAATCATCTTATACTTACCGCCTACGTAGTATACTTTATAATTCCTTTTCTCCTTATTCTCGCCATCACCCTTTTCACTCTCCTTAACCTCCTCGAAAGTTTTCTTCAAACAAGTGTTTCCATCAACTAAGTCTTTCGATTCATGGTCTTCTATTAATTTCCAGAAGCTTAGGTAACTCGATAGCATGTTAAATATAACCTCAGGTTTGAAATCTATCTGGTTACTAGAGAAGAATCCAGCTTTTCTGTACTGGATAGGCacaaaatatttgttaaaactACCGTAGCCGGTTCTGATTGGAAACCATACTCTGTCTGGTTTAAAATCGAAAGTTGTGCCATGGTTACACAGATGTGTCATGCcagttaaattatcaaagtATGTGAGAAGCGGTATAACAAATCTAAACTTAGAATTCAGGTAAACAGCTAAACTTTTCACGTGAATGGGTAATTTGATGCAGGATGAAGGCACTGCATTATTTAGAGGAATAGGATCTTGTAGTTTATATGGCGGAGAATTCGCATTCAACAGTTCCAGTATCTTAAACAGTATATTAAACCGTTGTCTAAGAGAACCACTTATAGTTAtgagtttaatttttgacCTACTTAAATCATTTGACAGGATTTTCTTGGTTGAATAATTAACCACGGGTCTCACTTTAGTAAAACAGACTAAATCAATTTCGGTACTAGAACCAtcacaattaaaattagttggGGCTTGTTTAGGTACAAATATACATCCTTTATGTATAACAAGAGGTCTAGTTCCAGGATACAGTCTAAAGCTTAAATGAATTGGTAGGGAAATGTCCTCCagaaacaaattaatattcaaGATTTTTTTATCAGGTAAGTAGAGCCACTCTCGCGGTTTTATGTTTTCATACAATGAATTTAAGTCAtatttattgataatttgattttggAGAGAATTTCTTAACTCTAACTTCACATCCTTTTGTGGGACTGTTTTTGTGATTAAATCTTTAACGTCATATGTTTCTATCTTTTGATTATCCAGTTGTTTGAGAAACTCTTTACCCTCATCCTTGAATTGTTCTTTTCCGTATGTGTGGATTTTTATGAGTGAAGTTTCATCAAAGTCGTCATCCAGGGTGTTTATCTTGTTggaa harbors:
- the dusA gene encoding Dihydrouridine synthase (Dus), encoding MQICFLIHIVLYTLLYHIVFNVFLIQKVNGIHQNKIYYPYFFLNPANSHFLTTKQQFKVREGFTNIHKTHLNTMRNGTVSHSKPSLQIAPMLDVTYLHFRQFMRLLTRKTQLWTEMFVASSLINASNESVSRWLKFEENEHPIVAQLGGNCPETLVEAGRILKKFGYDEINLNAGCPSPRVSGKGCFGASLMKEKELVRDIAHHMLRELEMPVTVKTRLGVDEFDSYEFVRDFVSTVSESGCDHFIIHSRKAWLKGINPKQNRTIPPLQYEKVYRLQRDFPHLKFTINGGFKTMESILEALNSENLDSNNNPHKLNGVMIGRLAYENPCLLSNVDKLIYGVENPDTCYTRRILLENYANYIDENQVDTANLNISLIVKPILGVFHGEQGNKIFRPDKSTTESLSNVYDYDDFIYHSGESRHSMFIHKVIDLMDKINPEALDKPLY
- the gatB gene encoding GatB/GatE catalytic domain protein, producing the protein MYIYLSFASNILLFLLLKCFNYINCLHSRILMEQPLAFHSIVTTNIPYISPNNITKDKYMNKSENFIVNSEPPDDLYDDFSSSGDDDSKCILTGIEAHVQLASPYKAFCSCRSIASPLTTLNATNNPDLYKTLPADNRRKVYNGFKEVLEEISSNYKPSISASKTHYNPTAPLNFEQYAKFYYESTEFKDYGDVDEKTLNEMLSKENEYTCPVCKGEVGATPYISPMSFLYAVGVCKVFNCKISNNVSFDRKCYEYFDLPKGYQITQTLNPLGRDGSIKLSTGKVVTVSKVQFEEDTARRVDVHGTTKTLDFNRSGVALAEVVTAPLEMTRLEILETCRKIYELVFLNGLSNGNRFRGNFRFDINLSRPDGTNRVEVKNLNSFVTINKAINDYDPEKDYSFNFENFNNPSVLTKLVSEEQKNPENKSESILETIKNVFLSILKHIPDSDKYTPMGTTLKWNKHKGLEPTRSKLPSDCYGNYFEPNIPVIYQSDDLIKRITDCLPKSVKGLQSLLEKYPEVNKELLKEIYKYASWTEYYEKLCTYLDSRVAASHFVNLLLPVVKFSNKPLMSPERFSELLKLVLNYKLNLSDVEVELPRLLDYTGSFEDYFRSRNLLLYDLDKTKKLIDEYLKEHPLDYSMSKNPGYVARLTTNLVRSLDSKVSYQFVKECITNMLKK
- the alkB gene encoding Alpha-ketoglutarate-dependent dioxygenase alkB, translating into MYDNIPVNGLSNAVFLCIRNTPYTKLNTNSFRRNLLSIVDNYINSEGTDVDSDSNHTDSPDKFNNYILNAENYSVHFLLSTNLSENSELCSLYGFEDFTGVYALRNFLTEEQCLLLACETLRSYINPPNNSNLLVKDPNISSPIWPSKSFQNLRWSTIGHLYDWGKRQYVGFTQFPEIVVKIVNQINTLLSDFYNPFTADSAIINFYSKSYFLRLHRDDAEETNDPVINISLGAPAIFCICKEDPNQLPLSCVVDSGSIIIMSKNSRRCLHGISKLLHYVKPDSSDLNGIETIKDTKTPFSKPYFIKNVPKCPSEVFKGFTTALDDDQISSVKKYLSESRISISIRKAKL
- a CDS encoding putative integral membrane protein, which encodes MYIIKCVKFILSICLFYLIVTLNQTNWTLAFRPQNIKTELTHFHIYSNGSCKKKAFLLDSTDCDQENATTTLVEDEITAEDYPKYNKYPSFCTGRFNFFELDLFKDKKLISKEIYPKFIAYLHLFTKLDFDLHRYGSFSISYKDQDKNNANEAVNPKHFYNSNKINTLDDDFDETSLIKIHTYGKEQFKDEGKEFLKQLDNQKIETYDVKDLITKTVPQKDVKLELRNSLQNQIINKYDLNSLYENIKPREWLYLPDKKILNINLFLEDISLPIHLSFRLYPGTRPLVIHKGCIFVPKQAPTNFNCDGSSTEIDLVCFTKVRPVVNYSTKKILSNDLSRSKIKLITISGSLRQRFNILFKILELLNANSPPYKLQDPIPLNNAVPSSCIKLPIHVKSLAVYLNSKFRFVIPLLTYFDNLTGMTHLCNHGTTFDFKPDRVWFPIRTGYGSFNKYFVPIQYRKAGFFSSNQIDFKPEVIFNMLSSYLSFWKLIEDHESKDLVDGNTCLKKTFEEVKESEKGDGENKEKRNYKVYYVGGKYKMIYKDEDGSIILNLLL
- the polr2c gene encoding DNA-directed RNA polymerase II subunit rpb3, with translation MDWAPRQIKPSIEIVDLRKDRMDFILLNSDVSTANAIRRVILSEIPSLAIEIVTVLENTSVLHDEYISHRLGLLPIDSTLASEFEFRDRCQCTDKCAKCTVDYTLDVSCKDSDSRVVTHFDIVPDDTHSKSIYGKNLPMPIPRADVTNFNGATDGIPIVKLKRGHSINMKLTASKGLGKFHAKWIVANVNYKMEPRFSFNSSLMEQLSSEEKAGIAASCPRNVFKYTGVRSEAPSFLGPSDKTFKLDAAGLHVVDKLACIYCDECINYCRELGHKDLIRIQPDESKFHFTIESTGAIPPEKILEIALVVLEKKLQDLQSNFTEAQSRTLGTTATAQHREGTRAPQPSTPYIDLD